One Gordonia pseudamarae genomic window, ATCCTTGAATTCCGACAGGCCCTTGATGCTGGGCAACGGCAGGAACAGCCCCGGTAGCGGCAGCACCACCTGGAAGGTGCTCAGCAGCGGGACGCACGAGAGCGGCCGCGTGCCCGATACCGGTGCCGACGATCCCGGCGAGGCCTGGGCCGGGACACCCATAGCCGCCCCGGTGATCGCCACGACCGTCGCGACGACAATCCCTGTGAGCGACCTGGCCACCCGCTGCTTCATCTCGCATCCTCCACGCAGAACTGGAACACGTTACACCGGATGCTAGGGCATGCCATCGGGCGTCGCGAATCCGCCCGCACCGGGACTCCTCGACCGGCTCATCTATCTGGTGTCGACGCGTTTCGGTGACACAACCGCGGCGTCCTTTCCGATCTTGTACCGCAACGACGTTCCGACACCGGGTACCTGCTAGTCTCCGCAACAAACCGACCTATGACAGTGGTGAGTGCGAGCATGGAAACCTTCGACGCCATGGAAACCTTCGACGCCGTTGAAACCTTCGATGTCCTGATCGTCGGAGCCGGCCTGGCGGGCATCGACGCCGCATACCGGCTGCGCGAGAAGAATCCCGACCTGAACTATGTGATCCTGGAGAACAGGGCGCGGATCGGCGGCACCTGGGATCTGTTCACCTATCCGGGAATCCGCAGTGACTCCGACATTTTCACGCTCAGCTTTCCGTGGAATCCGTGGAAGGGCAACCGGCTCATCGCCGAAGGCCACGAGATCCGCCAGTACCTCGAGGACACGGCCCACGACTTCGGTATCGCGCCGCACATCCGGTTCGGCAGCGAGGTGGTGGCGGCGGACTTCGACACCGGCACCGGCCTGTGGACCGTCGACGTCCGGGTCGACGGGGAGCCGGCCACCTACCGGGCCCGGTTCTTCTACAGTTGCACCGGCTACTACCGCTACGACGCCGGCTACCTGCCCGACTTCCCCGGCATCGACGATTTCACCGGAACCGTTGTGCACCCGCAGTTCTGGCCCGCCGACCTCGATTACACCGGCAAGAAGGTGGTGGTGATCGGCAGCGGCGCGACCGCGATCACCCTCATCCCGTCGATGGCCGCGACCGCCGGACACGTGACAATGCTGCAACGATCCCCCACCTACCTGTTCCCGTACCCGTGGACCGATCCCATCACCGCCGGTCTGCAGAAGGTGTTGCCACGCCAGCTGTCGCACGACATCACCCGTTACCGGAACATGCTGCTCACGCTGGTCCTGTACCTGTTCTGCCGGGGTTTCCCCAAGGCGGCACGCCGGCTCCTGCGCTGGATCGCCGTGCGGCAACTGCCCGACGGGTACCCGGTGGACACCCACTTCAAACCCGCCTACCAGCCGTGGGATCAGCGACTGTGCATCATCCCTGACGCCGACTTCTACAAGGCCGTCGCCGACGGTTCGGCCGAGGTCGTCACCGACACCGTCGACACCTTCACGCCCACCGGCATCGCCCTCGCCTCCGGCCGCGAACTCGACGCGGACATCATCGTCACCGCGACCGGTCTGGAACTGCTCGCCTTCGGCGGCATCGACCTGAGCGTCGACGGCGAACCCGTCGAGCCCGGCGACAAATACGCCTACCGCGGCTACATGCTGAACGAGGTCCCCAACTTCGCGTGGTCGGTGGGCTACACGAACGCGTCGTGGACCCTGCGCGTCGACCTCACCAGCAAGGCTGTCGCCGATCTGATCCAGCATATGCGCGCACACGGCTACACCCGTGCCTATCCGACACTCGACGGTGCCACACCACCGGCGCACGGGCTGCTCGAACTCGACTCCGGCTACGTGCGGCGGGCGGGTTCCCGGCTGCCGAAGGCCGCGGACACCGCCCCCTGGCTGGTGCGGCACAACGCGATCCTCGACGCCGTCGACGCCCGCCGCTATGACGTCACCGAGGCGATGGTCTTCTCCTGACCGCTGCCGCACCGGGATTAGGATGTGGGCGTGGACACTTCATCCGATCCCGTGGAGATGTTGCGGCGGTGGACCGATGTCGGCGGGGTGTGGCGCGTGAGTGGTCGCCGCGGCGACACCCTGGTCGTCGGGCTGTATCGGTGCGACGGCGGTGAGGAGGTCGACCGGCTGGTCTCGTCGGACCCCGATCTGCGCCGCTATGTCGGGGACCGCGGCGACAGCCAATCCTGAACGGCACCGCCGCAGTTCCCTCACGGCACCCCGCGCCCACCTCCTCTCGTGCCGGGCCGGCACGAGAGTGACGGTCATTCGAAGACCAGGTCACCCCACAACCCGATGATCGCGGAGATCGCTCCCGGCCGGAACACCTTCGCGGGATCCTCGGACGCGAGATTCACCGTGCGCCCGGCACCGCCGGCCGCTTCCTGCAGGTCCGCGTAACTGACGCTCGTGTCCGAATGGCGTACCACGCCGTAGTAGTACGTCCGCTCGTCCTGGTGATCGCGAAACTTCGACATGATGCGCATCGGCGGCGAGACCGAACAGGTCTTGGTGAGCTGTCCACGATCATTCCTGAACGTCGCGACGACAGTGGCTCCCTCGGGGAAGGGATCACCGTAGTAGTCCTTGTCGAAATCGAGCCAGAAGAAGTCGAGGTACTCCCGGCCGGGAACGAGCACGGCGGCCGTGTCGGCGACGGCGAGATCGTTGTCCCTGGCCAGGACTTCCGCCTCGTGCTTCGCCTCCTCCGACGGGGTGTCCTCCCGCACCGAAGTAAGCATGAGGTTCCGCGGACGCGGGGCCGGCGTCGTCTCGGCCACCGGAACCTCCTCATCCGCGTCATGGGCTACTACAGCGTCATCGGCGGCGGCGTCGGCCTCGACCAGATCCGCCGAATCGTCGGGGGCCGGGTCGGGCCCGCCTTCCTCATCGTCGGGGTCGTCGCCGGCCTCCGTCCGATACAGTTCGGCCAGCGCGACCAGATCCTCACGGGACAGCGGATCACCGGCCCGCAGTTTCCAGGCCGTCATCGCGTCGAGGGCTTCGCGGACGGTGGTGGGATCGTCGGTCAGCAACGCGCACTCGTCAAGGCGCCGAGCGGAATTGGCCGACACGTTCGCCGAGCCGACAACCAGGAAGGTCTCCGGATCGGGATGCTCGCGGGTCGGCTTGCGCTCACACACGATCGTCTTCGCGTGCAACCCGGGCAGTGAATAGATCACCACCCCGGAATCCTTCCAGGCGAGCAGGGCGCTGGGAGCCGTACTCTCCTGTGCCACAGCCTTCGTCGAAGCATCAACAATGATCGACGATCCGCTGCGCAGCGGCAGCTGCTCGGTCGCGCCGTCGCCGATATAGGCGACCGCCGCGGTGATCTGCCGCGAGCCGCCCAACAACCCGGTGATCTCATCCCACACCCGTCCGCTGATCATGCGTACGGTGCGTTCGTTGCCCAAGCCCAGATCTTGCATCCCGACAGCATAAGCAACGCGCCGTGCGGCGCTACCGTGCTGGCCCGTCACTCCGAATCTCGGCCACAGGGTATCCTCGAAAGCTGGCCATACACGTTGTCGACCTCGATCGATACCGTCGGCCGTCGGCACGGTGGGCCGGTCATCCGACGACCGGGACGACGATCCATCCGACGGTCGGACATCCGCACTCCGCATTCGTGAGCAACAGCAACGTTTTCCGCCCCGTACGGAAGCGTGTTCATCAACTCACGCAGCAGATTTCGCACTACGCTCAACCGATGGACAAACGTGCCGGCCGACCGGCATACACCAGGGTCGTCGCCGAGGCCGTCGTCGGTGGCACGCTCGGCGGGCTGGCGGCCTCGGTGCTGGTGGTCGCGGTCACCAGCACCATCAAGGCGATGCTGGCATGGGTCGTGGACCAGGACTCGTGGGTGATCCTGACGGCACCGTTCGTCGGCATCGTCGCGGCGGTCTTGCTGCTGAACCGCGTCGCCGACGGCCGCGCCGCACAACGAGCGGACAGGGCCGGCGCACCGCCCCGTCGATTCAGCGCGTGGCTGCGGTTTCCGGCGAACGCGGTGCGCGCCGACCTGACCGCCGACGTGGTGCACTCGGCGGGCCACGAGGAAACCTTCCCGTCGCGGCTGGCACCCATCCGGGCGCTCGCTATCGTCACGACGGTCGGACTCGGGGCGCCGATGGGCACCGAGTCCCCCGCGGCCCATCTCGGCGTCGCCGCCGGATCCGCGGCCGGTGGCCTCGGCCGGCACGAGTGGTTGCGCAGACTCGCCCGCCCGGGCGGTGTCGGCGGCGGCGCGGCCGGGGTCGCGGTGCTCATGGGACTGCCCCTGGTGGGATTGGCATTCATCCTCGAGCTCGGGCGGCGCAGTCAGGCCCCGGTTTCGCTGCCGCGAGTCCTGGCGGCAACCAGTGGGGCGCTCACCGGCTGGGCGATCAACTCGCTGCTCGAGCTC contains:
- a CDS encoding chloride channel protein — encoded protein: MDKRAGRPAYTRVVAEAVVGGTLGGLAASVLVVAVTSTIKAMLAWVVDQDSWVILTAPFVGIVAAVLLLNRVADGRAAQRADRAGAPPRRFSAWLRFPANAVRADLTADVVHSAGHEETFPSRLAPIRALAIVTTVGLGAPMGTESPAAHLGVAAGSAAGGLGRHEWLRRLARPGGVGGGAAGVAVLMGLPLVGLAFILELGRRSQAPVSLPRVLAATSGALTGWAINSLLELSLIRLIVPVTPPNSVLQAIWAAVVVGALAGAVSSAAGAAIYQARGWQAGLVTKLLVGSAALLACLLLISVIATPAAAIGPGAGAITWAETAQASAGVLLLVAMLRALATTAAVMAGGCGGLFVPLLSIGDLCGRALAPGLGVSPDLAASAGAAGGVAGGYRLPLTAVAMVLTVGGPLSARLTCAATVLCAVGAAIPVSYLLDRYVLHRATTPPVPPAEPSATESPRHG
- a CDS encoding phospholipase D-like domain-containing protein, translating into MQDLGLGNERTVRMISGRVWDEITGLLGGSRQITAAVAYIGDGATEQLPLRSGSSIIVDASTKAVAQESTAPSALLAWKDSGVVIYSLPGLHAKTIVCERKPTREHPDPETFLVVGSANVSANSARRLDECALLTDDPTTVREALDAMTAWKLRAGDPLSREDLVALAELYRTEAGDDPDDEEGGPDPAPDDSADLVEADAAADDAVVAHDADEEVPVAETTPAPRPRNLMLTSVREDTPSEEAKHEAEVLARDNDLAVADTAAVLVPGREYLDFFWLDFDKDYYGDPFPEGATVVATFRNDRGQLTKTCSVSPPMRIMSKFRDHQDERTYYYGVVRHSDTSVSYADLQEAAGGAGRTVNLASEDPAKVFRPGAISAIIGLWGDLVFE
- a CDS encoding flavin-containing monooxygenase, producing METFDAVETFDVLIVGAGLAGIDAAYRLREKNPDLNYVILENRARIGGTWDLFTYPGIRSDSDIFTLSFPWNPWKGNRLIAEGHEIRQYLEDTAHDFGIAPHIRFGSEVVAADFDTGTGLWTVDVRVDGEPATYRARFFYSCTGYYRYDAGYLPDFPGIDDFTGTVVHPQFWPADLDYTGKKVVVIGSGATAITLIPSMAATAGHVTMLQRSPTYLFPYPWTDPITAGLQKVLPRQLSHDITRYRNMLLTLVLYLFCRGFPKAARRLLRWIAVRQLPDGYPVDTHFKPAYQPWDQRLCIIPDADFYKAVADGSAEVVTDTVDTFTPTGIALASGRELDADIIVTATGLELLAFGGIDLSVDGEPVEPGDKYAYRGYMLNEVPNFAWSVGYTNASWTLRVDLTSKAVADLIQHMRAHGYTRAYPTLDGATPPAHGLLELDSGYVRRAGSRLPKAADTAPWLVRHNAILDAVDARRYDVTEAMVFS